The following proteins are encoded in a genomic region of Betaproteobacteria bacterium:
- a CDS encoding biopolymer transporter ExbD: MAEINTTPLVDMMLVLLIIFIVTAPLLTHGIRIDLPKAASTANPEQPDTVTLSVDSEGRLFWNEKPMAEADVPAAMAKAASQDPQPELQLRADHNTRYQRLAEIMALARNAGLTRLGFVTDPNAPAASPEAPAAGQ, from the coding sequence ATGGCGGAGATCAACACCACGCCCCTGGTCGACATGATGCTGGTTCTTCTCATCATCTTCATCGTCACCGCACCGCTGCTTACGCACGGCATACGCATCGACCTCCCCAAGGCCGCCAGCACGGCCAATCCCGAACAGCCGGACACGGTGACGCTGTCCGTCGATTCCGAGGGAAGGCTCTTCTGGAATGAAAAGCCAATGGCGGAGGCCGACGTGCCAGCGGCCATGGCCAAGGCCGCCTCACAGGATCCGCAACCCGAACTCCAGTTGCGCGCCGATCACAACACCCGCTATCAGCGGCTTGCGGAGATCATGGCGCTCGCGCGCAACGCCGGGCTCACCCGGCTCGGCTTCGTGACCGACCCCAATGCCCCGGCCGCTTCCCCCGAAGCACCCGCTGCCGGACAGTAG